TGAGGAAAAAAGCAGCACCCCAACTCCAAGAGATCAACCTCAGTGGATGCTCCGTGCTGGTGCACGGGTCTGACCCAGCATGCAACCCCGGAGGCCCTTTTGGCTTATCTGTCACTGGGGTAAGACAGCTCCTAATTCCCTTCCAGGATCACTTTTAGTGATGCTACTTGAGATAGTCAGTTGtatcttaataaaactggggAAGGAAAAATACTCTTGATGTTCTCCTGTCTGAAGACTGTCATCTCTGGAGCCTGAGAAGCATAAAATTCATAGCAGAGGCTGCTTACTGAGGAAGGCAGAGACCTGGCCCCATCAGGGGCCTATGGTGACCTCACCTGACCTTGCCTGTGAAATGAGGAGAGAGGTCTTTGTATTCTCTGCCATCTCTTCCCAGAATCTAGAGAGACAATGACTAATCCTAAATAAATTACACACGTAAAAGtcttgatgcatttttttttctttttttgcttttagggctgcacctgcagcgtatggaaattcccaggctaggggtcgaattggagctacagctgccggcctacgccacagccacagccacaccagatccaagccatgtctagctcttggcaacactggatccttaagccactgagcgaggatactagttggttcatttccgctgagccacagtgggaacgccggCAATGGATCCTTGAGGGTTTTCCAAGCAAAGTAAAAGGTGAGGTTGTCTTGGCAGATGAGGAGGGCATTCTAGGTGGCAGAGACAATGACAACCACAGCAGGATACCACCGCCCCCCAGGCCCTCCCAGGGTGGGGGGGAGTAACTAAACTAGGTGGTAGCGATCCAGGGGGGCATGCGGTCCCTCCTGGTCGGGAAAACACAAGGCTGCCTGGCAGTGAGTCATGGAAGGAGACGCCTGGGAAGCAGGTGACCGCTGGGCTGCACTGCCTTGCTGCCGTGAACCTGCTACCTTCACGTGCTCAGCGGCTGTAAACACCAAGCCACTGTTTGGGTGGCAATTATGCGAGTCTTTGAAGTCCAGGAATAAAATGTGAACTTCAGGGCCAAAGGGTAGGGTGATTAGATAACCCTAATAACttagaaaacacattctttttttatgagttAGGAATATTTCAAAGGAACACTCACTAGAATCTAGGTGTGGATTTGGTGTAAATAAACAatacaagaaaatggaaaatatcccTGGTGTGTCTGCAGGGCTATTTTTGTGGCGCGAGTGTTACCAAAACCCCTATTATTAGTCAATGCTAAATCCTCTCTTAATTGATCAGAATATTCACAAGGAAATGACCTCGTGTGGTGAGGGTCGTGAGCACCGGCCAGGGATATAAAGGGCCCCGGGCAGGAGGACAGTCACACCTGAGAACCCTGCGCTCCTCTCACCAGCTCCACCCGCCTCAGCCCCAGGCACCACCATGACCGGCTCCTGCTGcgcccagccctgctgccagcGCGACCCCTGCTGCTGCCGCCCCGTGTCCTGCCAGACCACCGTGTGCCGCCCCGTGACCTGCGCGCCCCGCTACACGCGCTCCATCTGCGAGCCCTGCCGCCGCCCTGTCTGCTGCGACCCGTGCAGCCTGCAGGAGGGCTGCTGCCGCCCCATCACCTGCTGCCCCTCGTCCTGCCAGGCCGTGGTCTGCCGCCCGTGCTGCTGGGCCACCCCGTGCTGCCGGCCGGTGTCGGTGCAGTCCCCGTGCTGCCGCCCGCCCTGCTGCCAGCCCGCCCCCTGCCGCACCGTCTGCAGGACCTTCCCCTCTTGCTAAGAAAACCCCCTCATTCCCCCAACCTCCTGCAAAATGCCCACAGAGCCACACCCTGGAGCCTAAGCATCTATTCTGCATTTTATTCAGGTTGGAAGAAAACTAGTCATTTTTACATCTTACCGTCCGGGTGCATAAACAGATGTCCACCACCAGTCTGAGTCAAATTCCCAGGTGTCTTCATCAGCAGAAGACATCAAGGATCATAAATCCATCTTTAAAAGTCCCAGGAGTGG
The Phacochoerus africanus isolate WHEZ1 chromosome 14, ROS_Pafr_v1, whole genome shotgun sequence DNA segment above includes these coding regions:
- the LOC125114676 gene encoding keratin-associated protein 2-3-like, whose product is MTGSCCAQPCCQRDPCCCRPVSCQTTVCRPVTCAPRYTRSICEPCRRPVCCDPCSLQEGCCRPITCCPSSCQAVVCRPCCWATPCCRPVSVQSPCCRPPCCQPAPCRTVCRTFPSC